One Pararge aegeria chromosome 4, ilParAegt1.1, whole genome shotgun sequence DNA segment encodes these proteins:
- the LOC120623449 gene encoding neuroligin-4, Y-linked-like isoform X1 has product MFPVRQFHKARTKKEAMRQNDEHNNKNGINKSYTNKLPRFNLYSFIFIFFLSLKSANSNTTNMNHHSDKTSVNSKINKININSVQKDSPHEDYDEHDGINSGEKYTNVNFDKNPYYNEEFPHSANFYNPERNGYSDYGDYKRYYLNPSNPIPKSNVKFRISSRIVQTKYGKLQGIVLAMDEHRYLSPLEVFLGVPYATPPVGSNRFSPTRTPSPWDGVRVSDLPGPSCPQKLLDLDNEQILLEKMPKGRLDYLKRLMPYLKNQSEDCLYLNIFAPLQMDETKLALPVLVYIHGDSYSLSSGNPYDGAVLASYTDLIVVTLNYRLGVLGFLNANPSPHLKARVANYGLMDQIAALHWVQQNVALFGGDPTNITLMGHGSGAACINFLMISPTVMPGLFHRAILLSGSALSSWAIVDDPVYYSLKLAKHMNCSIPEDLAKDHEVIVDCLRDATIDELLSIDISPPNFLTAFGPSVDGVVIKTDFAKDFLTIHSSSDFPSFGPLNNMNQNNFHIKRSDSGRRLFQNKYDLMFGVVTCEALWKFSAQDVQNGIEPEKRDRMLRTYVRNSYAYHLSEIFYTIVNEYTDWERTVENPINTRDATVSALSDAQYVAPLMQSGDLLSGGPRPATNDEEGPGRPTQTYFYVFDYQTRDGFYPQRMGAVHGEELPYIFGAPIVEGFGHFPENYTKFETALSESIMLLVANFAKTGNPNDNARQEAFLPASRERNKFRGVNWEEYDSTHQKYLEIGMKPRMKNHFRAHQLSVWLRLVPELHRAGMEDVAARHNLFRNHNEQDLYEGIVRPDPLARNADNDPIRRNGTAYSDTALTTVDSILATCATIIPTRDLQALNTTDNTLANLEAAGYAAYSTALSVTIAIGCSLLILNVLIFAGVYYQRDKSRSRGKQQRFNEKHFETISGKHSHYHIDPNIAPSLVVDIERQNRKKMMDASISNLNFKGPLDGPKSPSPTLSIDNMMLPSKLGSRNSSFRLPNVSYPQVGSYATLPKNLNQFSNSPPMQDLRQKYPPNGSANSPGREDTSRAPHATLRRGKSLHSSSLPQAAIDEMRV; this is encoded by the exons ATGTTTCCGGTCAGACAGTTTCATAAAGCGCGTACTAAAAAAGAGGCGATGCGTCAAAATGATgaacacaataataaaaatggaataaaCAAATCATATACTAACAAACTTCcacgttttaatttatattcgtttatctttatattttttctatcacTAAAATCAGCTAATTCTAACACAACAAACATGAACCATCACAGTGATAAAACTAGtgttaatagtaaaataaacaaaattaatatcaatagtGTACAAAAAGACTCACCGCACGAAGACTACGATGAGCACGATGGTATTAATTCCGgtgaaaaatatacaaatgtcaattttgataaaaatccTTATTACAATGAGGAGTTCCCTCACAGTGCAAACTTTTACAATCCCGAGAGGAATGGTTACAGTGACTATGGTGACTATAAGAGATATTATTTGAATCCCTCGAACCCAATCCCCAAGTCCAATGTTAAGTTTAGGATAAGTAGTAGGATAGTACAGACTAAATATGGGAAATTACAGGGGATAGTTTTGGCGATGGACGAGCACAGATATTTGAGTCCACTCGAGGTTTTTTTAGGTGTTCCGTATGCTACGCCACCAGTTGGATCAAACAG ATTCAGTCCAACACGAACTCCCTCGCCTTGGGATGGTGTGCGAGTCTCAGATCTGCCGGGGCCGTCTTGTCCTCAGAAATTATTGGATTTGGACAACGAGCAAATTCTCTTAGAAAAAATGCCTAAAGGCAGATTAGATTACTTAAAAAGACTGATGCCTTACCTTAAGAATCAAAGCGAAGATTgtctttacttaaatatttttgcgcCTTTGCAAA TGGATGAAACAAAATTAGCACTGCCAGTGTTGGTGTACATACATGGTGACAGTTACTCGCTGAGTTCAGGAAACCCGTACGATGGCGCCGTGTTGGCCAGCTATACCGACCTCATTGTTGTTACGCTCAACTACAGACTTGGAGTTCTGG gtttcctcaacgCGAATCCATCGCCACACCTAAAAGCCAGGGTTGCGAACTACGGATTAATGGACCAGATAGCAGCGCTGCATTGGGTGCAACAAAACGTTGCCTTATTCGGAGGTGACCCCACCAACATCACACTAATGGGCCATGGGTCTGGTGCTGCTTGTATCAACTTCCTGATGATATCGCCAACAGTTATGCCAG GTCTGTTTCATCGGGCGATACTTTTGTCAGGATCAGCACTAAGTTCATGGGCTATAGTTGATGACCCAGTATACTACTCTTTAAAACTAGCGAAGCACATGAACTGTTCCATACCAGAAGACCTAGCGAAAGACCACGAAGTCATAGTAGACTGTCTGAGGGACGCGACCATAGACGAGCTATTATCAATTGACATATCCCCACCAAACTTTCTAACCGCCTTCGGACCATCCGTAGACGGTGTTGTAATAAAAACAGATTTCGCCAAAGACTTCCTAACGATACACTCTAGCTCAGACTTTCCTAGCTTTGGACCTTTGAATAATATGAACCAAAATAACTTCCATATAAAAAGAAGCGATAGCGGGAGACGGTTGTTCCAAAATAAATACGATCTAATGTTTGGCGTTGTTACTTGTGAAGCTCTTTGGAAGTTCTCGGCGCAAGATGTCCAGAATGGAATTGAACCGGAGAAAAGAGATCGGATGCTAAG AACGTATGTCAGGAATTCCTATGCTTACCACCTGAGTGAAATATTTTACACCATTGTCAACGAGTACACCGACTGGGAAAGAACGGTAGAG AATCCAATAAATACAAGGGACGCGACTGTCTCCGCTCTATCCGACGCTCAATACGTAGCCCCTCTGATGCAAAGCGGGGATTTGCTGAGTGGAGGGCCGAGGCCTGCGACAAATGATGAGGAGGGGCCCGGCAGACCTACTCAAACATACTTTTACGTGTTTGACTATCAGACCAGAGATGGGTTTTATCCGCAG AGAATGGGAGCAGTTCACGGTGAAGAACTGCCATACATATTCGGCGCACCGATAGTGGAAGGTTTCGGTCATTTTCCCGAAAACTACACAAAGTTCGAGACGGCGTTATCTGAGTCCATAATGCTCTTGGTGGCTAACTTTGCGAAGACCGG TAACCCGAACGATAACGCGCGTCAAGAGGCCTTCCTCCCGGCGTCGAGGGAGAGGAACAAGTTCCGCGGTGTGAACTGGGAGGAGTACGACTCGACGCACCAGAAGTACCTCGAAATAG GCATGAAACCACGGATGAAGAACCATTTCCGAGCACATCAACTCTCGGTTTGGTTACGCCTCGTGCCCGAACTCCACAGAGCGGGGATGGAAGACGTCGCCGCACGCCACAACCTGTTCAGAAATCACAACGAGCAAGATCTATACGAAGGTATCGTCAGACCGGATCCGTTGGCGCGGAACGCCGATAACGATCCGATAAGGCGGAACGGCACCGCCTACTCTGATACAGCCTTAACCACAGTCGATTCTATATTAGCGACTTGCGCTACTATCATACCAACCAGAGACCTGCAGGCTCTCAATACAACCGATAACACTTTAGCCAATTTGGAGGCCGCAGGCTATGCGGCGTATTCCACAGCGCTCAGCGTAACGATCGCTATTGGATGCTCGTTACTTATATTAAACGTTCTCATATTCGCCGGGGTGTATTACCAAAGAGACAAGTCGAGGTCGCGAGGAAAACAGCAACGGTTCAACGAGAAACACTTTGAAACAATATCAGGAAAACACTCCCATTATCATATCGACCCGAACATAGCCCCCAGCTTAGTTGTGGACATCGAACGGCAGAATAGAAAGAAAATGATGGACGCTAGCATTTCGAATTTGAACTTTAAGGGCCCGTTAGACGGTCCAAAATCCCCGAGCCCCACGCTGAGTATAGATAATATGATGTTGCCAAGTAAATTGGGCAGTCGGAATAGCAGTTTCAGGTTGCCAAATGTTAGCTATCCCCAAGTGGGAAGTTACGCAACGTTGCCCAAGAATTTGA
- the LOC120623449 gene encoding neuroligin-4, Y-linked-like isoform X2 produces MNHHSDKTSVNSKINKININSVQKDSPHEDYDEHDGINSGEKYTNVNFDKNPYYNEEFPHSANFYNPERNGYSDYGDYKRYYLNPSNPIPKSNVKFRISSRIVQTKYGKLQGIVLAMDEHRYLSPLEVFLGVPYATPPVGSNRFSPTRTPSPWDGVRVSDLPGPSCPQKLLDLDNEQILLEKMPKGRLDYLKRLMPYLKNQSEDCLYLNIFAPLQMDETKLALPVLVYIHGDSYSLSSGNPYDGAVLASYTDLIVVTLNYRLGVLGFLNANPSPHLKARVANYGLMDQIAALHWVQQNVALFGGDPTNITLMGHGSGAACINFLMISPTVMPGLFHRAILLSGSALSSWAIVDDPVYYSLKLAKHMNCSIPEDLAKDHEVIVDCLRDATIDELLSIDISPPNFLTAFGPSVDGVVIKTDFAKDFLTIHSSSDFPSFGPLNNMNQNNFHIKRSDSGRRLFQNKYDLMFGVVTCEALWKFSAQDVQNGIEPEKRDRMLRTYVRNSYAYHLSEIFYTIVNEYTDWERTNPINTRDATVSALSDAQYVAPLMQSGDLLSGGPRPATNDEEGPGRPTQTYFYVFDYQTRDGFYPQRMGAVHGEELPYIFGAPIVEGFGHFPENYTKFETALSESIMLLVANFAKTGNPNDNARQEAFLPASRERNKFRGVNWEEYDSTHQKYLEIGMKPRMKNHFRAHQLSVWLRLVPELHRAGMEDVAARHNLFRNHNEQDLYEGIVRPDPLARNADNDPIRRNGTAYSDTALTTVDSILATCATIIPTRDLQALNTTDNTLANLEAAGYAAYSTALSVTIAIGCSLLILNVLIFAGVYYQRDKSRSRGKQQRFNEKHFETISGKHSHYHIDPNIAPSLVVDIERQNRKKMMDASISNLNFKGPLDGPKSPSPTLSIDNMMLPSKLGSRNSSFRLPNVSYPQVGSYATLPKNLNQFSNSPPMQDLRQKYPPNGSANSPGREDTSRAPHATLRRGKSLHSSSLPQAAIDEMRV; encoded by the exons ATGAACCATCACAGTGATAAAACTAGtgttaatagtaaaataaacaaaattaatatcaatagtGTACAAAAAGACTCACCGCACGAAGACTACGATGAGCACGATGGTATTAATTCCGgtgaaaaatatacaaatgtcaattttgataaaaatccTTATTACAATGAGGAGTTCCCTCACAGTGCAAACTTTTACAATCCCGAGAGGAATGGTTACAGTGACTATGGTGACTATAAGAGATATTATTTGAATCCCTCGAACCCAATCCCCAAGTCCAATGTTAAGTTTAGGATAAGTAGTAGGATAGTACAGACTAAATATGGGAAATTACAGGGGATAGTTTTGGCGATGGACGAGCACAGATATTTGAGTCCACTCGAGGTTTTTTTAGGTGTTCCGTATGCTACGCCACCAGTTGGATCAAACAG ATTCAGTCCAACACGAACTCCCTCGCCTTGGGATGGTGTGCGAGTCTCAGATCTGCCGGGGCCGTCTTGTCCTCAGAAATTATTGGATTTGGACAACGAGCAAATTCTCTTAGAAAAAATGCCTAAAGGCAGATTAGATTACTTAAAAAGACTGATGCCTTACCTTAAGAATCAAAGCGAAGATTgtctttacttaaatatttttgcgcCTTTGCAAA TGGATGAAACAAAATTAGCACTGCCAGTGTTGGTGTACATACATGGTGACAGTTACTCGCTGAGTTCAGGAAACCCGTACGATGGCGCCGTGTTGGCCAGCTATACCGACCTCATTGTTGTTACGCTCAACTACAGACTTGGAGTTCTGG gtttcctcaacgCGAATCCATCGCCACACCTAAAAGCCAGGGTTGCGAACTACGGATTAATGGACCAGATAGCAGCGCTGCATTGGGTGCAACAAAACGTTGCCTTATTCGGAGGTGACCCCACCAACATCACACTAATGGGCCATGGGTCTGGTGCTGCTTGTATCAACTTCCTGATGATATCGCCAACAGTTATGCCAG GTCTGTTTCATCGGGCGATACTTTTGTCAGGATCAGCACTAAGTTCATGGGCTATAGTTGATGACCCAGTATACTACTCTTTAAAACTAGCGAAGCACATGAACTGTTCCATACCAGAAGACCTAGCGAAAGACCACGAAGTCATAGTAGACTGTCTGAGGGACGCGACCATAGACGAGCTATTATCAATTGACATATCCCCACCAAACTTTCTAACCGCCTTCGGACCATCCGTAGACGGTGTTGTAATAAAAACAGATTTCGCCAAAGACTTCCTAACGATACACTCTAGCTCAGACTTTCCTAGCTTTGGACCTTTGAATAATATGAACCAAAATAACTTCCATATAAAAAGAAGCGATAGCGGGAGACGGTTGTTCCAAAATAAATACGATCTAATGTTTGGCGTTGTTACTTGTGAAGCTCTTTGGAAGTTCTCGGCGCAAGATGTCCAGAATGGAATTGAACCGGAGAAAAGAGATCGGATGCTAAG AACGTATGTCAGGAATTCCTATGCTTACCACCTGAGTGAAATATTTTACACCATTGTCAACGAGTACACCGACTGGGAAAGAACG AATCCAATAAATACAAGGGACGCGACTGTCTCCGCTCTATCCGACGCTCAATACGTAGCCCCTCTGATGCAAAGCGGGGATTTGCTGAGTGGAGGGCCGAGGCCTGCGACAAATGATGAGGAGGGGCCCGGCAGACCTACTCAAACATACTTTTACGTGTTTGACTATCAGACCAGAGATGGGTTTTATCCGCAG AGAATGGGAGCAGTTCACGGTGAAGAACTGCCATACATATTCGGCGCACCGATAGTGGAAGGTTTCGGTCATTTTCCCGAAAACTACACAAAGTTCGAGACGGCGTTATCTGAGTCCATAATGCTCTTGGTGGCTAACTTTGCGAAGACCGG TAACCCGAACGATAACGCGCGTCAAGAGGCCTTCCTCCCGGCGTCGAGGGAGAGGAACAAGTTCCGCGGTGTGAACTGGGAGGAGTACGACTCGACGCACCAGAAGTACCTCGAAATAG GCATGAAACCACGGATGAAGAACCATTTCCGAGCACATCAACTCTCGGTTTGGTTACGCCTCGTGCCCGAACTCCACAGAGCGGGGATGGAAGACGTCGCCGCACGCCACAACCTGTTCAGAAATCACAACGAGCAAGATCTATACGAAGGTATCGTCAGACCGGATCCGTTGGCGCGGAACGCCGATAACGATCCGATAAGGCGGAACGGCACCGCCTACTCTGATACAGCCTTAACCACAGTCGATTCTATATTAGCGACTTGCGCTACTATCATACCAACCAGAGACCTGCAGGCTCTCAATACAACCGATAACACTTTAGCCAATTTGGAGGCCGCAGGCTATGCGGCGTATTCCACAGCGCTCAGCGTAACGATCGCTATTGGATGCTCGTTACTTATATTAAACGTTCTCATATTCGCCGGGGTGTATTACCAAAGAGACAAGTCGAGGTCGCGAGGAAAACAGCAACGGTTCAACGAGAAACACTTTGAAACAATATCAGGAAAACACTCCCATTATCATATCGACCCGAACATAGCCCCCAGCTTAGTTGTGGACATCGAACGGCAGAATAGAAAGAAAATGATGGACGCTAGCATTTCGAATTTGAACTTTAAGGGCCCGTTAGACGGTCCAAAATCCCCGAGCCCCACGCTGAGTATAGATAATATGATGTTGCCAAGTAAATTGGGCAGTCGGAATAGCAGTTTCAGGTTGCCAAATGTTAGCTATCCCCAAGTGGGAAGTTACGCAACGTTGCCCAAGAATTTGA